CTGCGCTCCGGAGAGAGCGTGAGTGCGGCGGTGAGCCGGGCGATTGAGCTGGGCGTTGAAAACGTATTGTTTAACTGCAGCCACCCGGAAGTGATGTCTTCTGCGGTGAAGCAGGCTGCCGCCGTGCGCGACCGTCTGGGTGCAGATATCGGCATTGGCGTTTACGCTAACGCCTTCGACCACGGCAGTAACAGCGGTGGGGCCAACGAGGGGCTGAGCGATCTGCGTAAGGATACGCACCCCGAAGGCTACCTGAACTGGGCGCAGGAGTGGGTTGCAGCCGGGGCGACGCTGGTCGGCGGCTGTTGCGGTATCGGCCCCGAGCATATCGGGCGGCTGGCGGCAGCGCTGAAGTAGTCCCCGGCAACTGACAGACAGAACTAAAAAAACAAATTAAAACCAGGAAACACATCATGAATCGTCGCGACTTTATTAAAACCACCGGAGCGCTTTCGGTGGCTGCGGCCTGCGCCAGCTGGCCTTTTACGTCGGCAACGGCAGCAGAAGCGCCGTCCACCACGCCGAAAAAAGGCGGGCACCTGATTGTCGGGATGGATAATGCCTCCAGCACCGATCGTCTCGATCCGGCCTTCTGGTTCGAATCCTATATGTATTTCGTTGGCTCCCAGCTGTTTAACTGCCTGGCGGAAGTGGATGAAAACGGCAAGATTGTTCCGTCTCTGGCGGAAAGCTGGGAAACCAGTGACGGCAGCAAAACCTGGGTGCTCAACATTCGTCAGGGCGTGCAGTTCCACGATGGTCGAACGCTGACGGCGAAAGATGTGATTTACTCGCTCAACCACCACCGCGATGAGAAGTCCAGCTCGTCGGTGAAGGGATATCTCGATCCGGTGGTGTCGCTGGAAGCCACCACGCCGAACCAGGTGACGATCAAACTGAAAGAGCCGAACGTCGAGTTTATTGCGCTGCTCAGTGACGTTCATTTCGCTATCACCGCGGAAAACGAAAACTTCGATAAAGGCATCGGCACCGGCGCCTTTATTCTGGAAAGCTTCAAGCCGGGCGTGCGTACGCTGGTGAAGCGTAACCCGAACCACTGGAATCCGGCCCGCGGCCACGTGGACTCCGTGGAAACGCTGGCGATGAATGATTCCACCGCGCGCGTTGCGGCGCTGGCCAGCGGCTCGGCGCACATTATTAACCGCGTTAACCCGCGCATTGTCGACCGTCTGAAGAATATGCCGAATATCCAGCTGCAGCGCTCGCGCGACAGCCAGATCTTCACGTTCCCGGGGCTGGCTACGGCGGCACCGTTCAATACCCTCGACGGCCGTCTGGCGCTGAAATACGCCATCGACCGCGAACAGATCATCAAAACCGTGCTGGGCGGCTACGGCACCGTGGCTAACGACAATCCGATCTTCCCGTCCAGCCAGTATTTTGCGAAAGATATCCCCCAGCGCCCTTACGACCCGGAAAAGGCCAAATTCCACTGGCAGAAAACCGGCTTTTCCGGCCCGCTGGTGCTGTCGGTCGCCGAATCCGGCTTCCCGGGGGCGGTGGATGCCGGCCAGCTGTACCAGAACTCGGCCACCCGCGCCGGCATTCCGCTGAAGGTGGAGCGCGTGCCGGATGATGCCTTCTGGGATAACGTCTGGATGAAGAAGCCGTTTGTTTCGTCAAACTGGTCGCTGCGCCCGACGGCGGATGCGCTGCTGTCGCTGGTGTTTACCAGTAACGCGCCGTGGAATGAGTCACAGTGGAAAGAGCCTAAGTTTGACCAGCTGGTTAACGCTGCCCGTGGCGAGCAGGATGAGCAGAAACGCCGTCAGATTTACCACGACATTCAGCTGATGCTGGTGGAGCAGGGCAGCGAAATCATTCCGCTGTATGCCGATTCGCTGGATGCCAGCAGCAAAAAAATTAACGGGTTTGTCGCGATCCCGGGCTTCACCATGAGCGGCAACCGCGCTGCGGAAAAAGTGTGGTTCGCCTAACGGGCTTCCGGTTCAGCTTCAGGTTGCAGGATATCTTTTGAGTAATTTGCGTGAAACAAAGAGGAAGGGGCAGCTTCCTCTGTTAAAACTAATCGGGCTGCGCCTGCTGGCGGGCGCAGTGATGCTGCTGGTGGTGTCGGCGCTGATCTTTATCGGCATCCAGCTGCTGCCGGGCAACGCGGCGACGGCCATTCTTGGCCAGACCGCGACGCCGCAGGCGGTGGCGGCGCTCAATGAGCAGCTGGGCCTCGACCAGCCCGCGCTGAGCCGCTATCTGAGCTGGCTGGGCGGCGTGCTGCACGGCGATTTTGGCCACAGCTTTACCAGCCGCGAAGCGATCGCGCCGGTGCTGCTGGACCGGCTGGGCAACACGCTGTCGCTGGCCTTTTTCACCGCCATTGTGGCCGTGCCGCTGGCGCTGGTGATTGGCTTCCTTTCCGCGCGCTATCAGGGCAGCTGGCTGGATCGGCTGCTGAGCCTGTTTACCCGGGCTGCCGTATCGCTGCCGGAGTTCTTCTCCGGCTATCTGCTGATTCTGGTGTTTTCCATCACGCTGTTCTGGCTGCCCAGTAACAGCAGTATCTCCGACGATATGCCGCTCGGCGACCGGCTGCTGGCCATCGCTCTGCCGTGCATGACGCTGATTCTGGCGATCCTTGGCCATATGAGCAACATGACCCGCGCTGCGCTGGTCAGCGCGCAGAACGCCGCCTGGGTGGATACCGCGCTGATGAAGGGGCTGTCGCCTTCGGCGATCCTGTTCCGGCACGTGCTGCCGAACGCGTGGGGGCCGATTATTAACGTTATCGTGCTGAACCTTGCCTGGCTGATGGTCGGCGTGGTGATTGTTGAGAACGTGTTCGTTTATCCCGGCCTGGGGCAGTATATGGTCGACAGCATCAGCAAGCGCGATATCCCGGTGATTCAGGACTGCGCCCTGCTGCTGGCGGGGATCTATATTTTGCTGAATCTGCTGGCCGATGTCGTCGCGCTGCTGGCTAACCCGCGCCTGCGCCACAGCCGCTAAGCGGCGGGCATGATTTTTACCCTGGCGGTGCGGTGACGTGCGCATTGCCGGGACTGACCAGGAATTGATGTGGATGTTTAGGTTGAAATTTGCGGTGCTGCCCGGCGTGACCGGGCTGGGCCTGTTTATTCTGGTGGCGGTATTCGCACCCTGGCTGTCGCCCTATGCGCCAGACCAGGTGGTGGGCAGCGCCTGGAGCGGCGTCACGGCGGAAAACTGGCTGGGGACCGATAACCTCGGGCGGGATCTGCTTTCCCGTCTGATCTGGGGCACCCGTACGTCGCTGAGCGTCAGCGCCGTGGCGACGCTGCTGGCCTTTGCCGTCGGGACGTTTCTCGGCTTTCTGGCCGGCTTCTGTCGCGGCTGGGTCGACCAGCTTATCTCCCGACTGAACGATATTCTGATGGCGATCCCCACGCTGATTCTGGCGCTTGTGGTGCTGGCGATGCTGCCGAAAACCATTCCGGTGATCGTGCTGGTGCTGGGTTTGCTTGAATCCACCCGGGTACTGCGCGTGGCGCGTTCGCTGGCGGTGGATATTGCGGCGCAGGAGTTTATTGAGGTTGCGCGACTGCGCGGGGAGCGCCTGAGCTGGGTGCTGTGGCGCGAGATCCTGCCAAATGCGCTGACCACGCTGATCGCCGAGTTTGCCCTGCGCTTTATCTTTATTCTGCTGTTCCTGTCGGCGCTGTCGTTCCTGGGAATGGGCATTCAGCCGCCGACCGCCGACTGGGGCGGGCTGGCGCGCGATAACAAGGACGGCATTCTGTTTGGCGTCTGGGCGGCGCTGATCCCCGGCGCGGCGATAGCGCTGCTGGCGATAGCGCTGAACAGCGTGGCCGACTGGCTGTTAAGCCACCATACCCGCAGCTGGCAGGAGTAAATGATGAGCCAACAACCACTGTTAAGCGTAGAGCAGCTGCGGGTCACCGCCGGCAACGCCGTGCTGGTGCATGATATCTCCTTCACCCTGAAAAAGGGAGAAGTGCTGGGATTAATTGGTGAGTCGGGGGCGGGGAAATCCACCATCGGTCAGGCGATTCTGGGGCATTTCCGTTTCGGCATGAAGTTGAGCGGTGGCAGTATCCACTTCGCCGGACGCGAACTGACCGGGTTTTCTGAACGCCAGCTGCGCGGTGTGCGGGGGTCGAAAATCGCCTACGTGGCGCAGTCTGCCAGCGCGGCGTTCAACCCGGCGAAGAAAATCGGCGAGCAGGTCATTGAAGCGGCCATCCGGCACCGGATACTGAATCGCCAGCAGGCCATCGTGCGGGCGATTGAGATTTTCAGTCAGCTCCAGCTGCCGGACCCGCAGGACTTTTTCCACCGCTACCCGCATCAGGTCTCGGGCGGCCAGCTGCAGCGCGCGATGATCGCGATGGCGATCTGCGCCGGTCCTGAGCTGATTATCTTTGATGAACCCACCACCGCGCTGGATGTGACCACCCAGCTGGAAGTGCTCAAGGCTATCCGCGAGGTGATCCGTCTGACCGGGGTTGCTGCGCTGTATATCAGCCACGACCTCGCG
The sequence above is a segment of the Erwinia sp. SLM-02 genome. Coding sequences within it:
- a CDS encoding ABC transporter permease encodes the protein MSNLRETKRKGQLPLLKLIGLRLLAGAVMLLVVSALIFIGIQLLPGNAATAILGQTATPQAVAALNEQLGLDQPALSRYLSWLGGVLHGDFGHSFTSREAIAPVLLDRLGNTLSLAFFTAIVAVPLALVIGFLSARYQGSWLDRLLSLFTRAAVSLPEFFSGYLLILVFSITLFWLPSNSSISDDMPLGDRLLAIALPCMTLILAILGHMSNMTRAALVSAQNAAWVDTALMKGLSPSAILFRHVLPNAWGPIINVIVLNLAWLMVGVVIVENVFVYPGLGQYMVDSISKRDIPVIQDCALLLAGIYILLNLLADVVALLANPRLRHSR
- a CDS encoding ABC transporter permease, with product MFRLKFAVLPGVTGLGLFILVAVFAPWLSPYAPDQVVGSAWSGVTAENWLGTDNLGRDLLSRLIWGTRTSLSVSAVATLLAFAVGTFLGFLAGFCRGWVDQLISRLNDILMAIPTLILALVVLAMLPKTIPVIVLVLGLLESTRVLRVARSLAVDIAAQEFIEVARLRGERLSWVLWREILPNALTTLIAEFALRFIFILLFLSALSFLGMGIQPPTADWGGLARDNKDGILFGVWAALIPGAAIALLAIALNSVADWLLSHHTRSWQE
- a CDS encoding ABC transporter substrate-binding protein, giving the protein MNRRDFIKTTGALSVAAACASWPFTSATAAEAPSTTPKKGGHLIVGMDNASSTDRLDPAFWFESYMYFVGSQLFNCLAEVDENGKIVPSLAESWETSDGSKTWVLNIRQGVQFHDGRTLTAKDVIYSLNHHRDEKSSSSVKGYLDPVVSLEATTPNQVTIKLKEPNVEFIALLSDVHFAITAENENFDKGIGTGAFILESFKPGVRTLVKRNPNHWNPARGHVDSVETLAMNDSTARVAALASGSAHIINRVNPRIVDRLKNMPNIQLQRSRDSQIFTFPGLATAAPFNTLDGRLALKYAIDREQIIKTVLGGYGTVANDNPIFPSSQYFAKDIPQRPYDPEKAKFHWQKTGFSGPLVLSVAESGFPGAVDAGQLYQNSATRAGIPLKVERVPDDAFWDNVWMKKPFVSSNWSLRPTADALLSLVFTSNAPWNESQWKEPKFDQLVNAARGEQDEQKRRQIYHDIQLMLVEQGSEIIPLYADSLDASSKKINGFVAIPGFTMSGNRAAEKVWFA